From one Colletotrichum destructivum chromosome 3, complete sequence genomic stretch:
- a CDS encoding Putative helicase, ubiquitin-conjugating enzyme/RWD, protein MAPPKKGKGKDKGAVAAPAAQPATSSSKDGAKSKKIAGLSLMEQAAGPAANKPTVKQIIGGSSWTGKLPQNLFNEYCQKQQWEKPVYDMRKTPEGYACFVTVSAKDPKTKELMTLDSFKIAPDYKHLLTRPTALEARHAAATYALFRVCSMQNKHTVLPPDYKSMWKDFQDIKKQDVKDGKAWMYDADPFKTLRERQDSKAAAEKKRKDAEAAKEKAKSMPGASGLSASNAMKGWITAPKIEMGKRSRAQVEALIQKYVTWNPNKVQMPAMQKKAIIDELSKLNFRRSHVEEATEICKDREETLEWLLIHVPEDDLPRWALPESYAAGISVASMDLKKEGAIKRLSESGYAPDLCARVLEEAGGSEGKAAELLQQRLVGQLSEDTQRSTVEELLPPGVSADELWGDEVSAMESSFGDHFKKTSPDIIEIKLEKVKNVGKPVEAAVQVRKTPNYPAQLIFAVVAPLPAQIKLSIIKQTLAYLEDSYWEEPMKVFVAIDWIQQNVNSIIERPGKLSEISAVASTASEVPSEARPQRPPTKTQRLPKPISWTPDSQTRDEWLRRTEEPAWEKMMSKRQKLPAWQVREKIINTVEHNHVTIISGETGSGKSTQSVQFILDDLYNRGLGKCVNMLVTQPRRISALGLADRVAEERCTRVGDEIGYAIRGENRRSNNTKITFVTTGVLLRRLQTSGGKIEDVAASLADVSHVVIDEVHERSLDTDFLLTIVREVMKERKNLLKLVLMSATLDAASFNYYFTSQGLDVGMVEIAGRTYPVDDYYLDDIISMTGFRGDAGDADGGRGDAMGKTIQKLGHRINYDLLAETVREIDADLSHSHKTGGILIFLPGVAEINRACGALRSINSLHVLPLHASLETKEQKRVFTSPPSGKRKIVVATNVAETSITIDDIVAVIDSGKVKETTYDPVNNMRKLEENWASQAACKQRRGRAGRVQAGKCYKLYTRNLEQQMAERPDPEIRRVPLEQMCLSVRAMGMRNVAGFLSQSPTPPDSTAVDGAIKLLRRMGALDGDEMTALGQQLAMIPADLRCAKLMVYGAIFGCLDDCVAIAAILSTRSPFMSPPDKRDQAKDARMRFSNGDGDLLTDLEAFKQWDEMRGDGVGQRQLRNFCDDNFLSWLTLNDISATRMQYYSALSEIGIVETNRFAAAQSRSKSGMTLLRALTASAFNPQIARIQYPDKKFTNTVSGTKELDPEARTIKYFTQEQGRVFVHPSSTLFGSQGFTGNASFMSYFTLISTSKTFIRDLTPFNAYTLLLFSGAISLDTLGRGLVVDEWVRLRGWARLGVLVSRLRGMVDDVIAMKIENPGLDLTDNEVIKMVGKLIELDGLDA, encoded by the exons ATGGCGCCCCCCAAGAAAGGCAAGGGAAAGGACAAGGGCGCCGTAGCCGCCCCAGCAGCTCAACCTGCCACATCGTCCTCCAAGGATGGTgccaagagcaagaagatcGCTGGCTTGTCGCTCATGGAGCAGGCTGCCGGCCCAGCCGCCAACAAGCCGACTGTCAAACAGATCATTGGCGGGTCATCATGGACGGGGAAGCTGCCCCAGAACCTCTTCAACGAATACTGCCAGAAACAGCAGTGGGAAAAGCCCGTCTATGACATGCGAAAGACCCCCGAGGGATACGCTTGCTTCGTCACCGTCAGCGCAAAGGACCCAAAGACCAAGGAGCTCATGACCCTGGACTCGTTCAAGATCGCCCCTGACTACAAGCACCTTCTCACAAGGCCCACCGCCCTGGAGGCCAGACACGCGGCGGCAACTTACGCCCTCTTCAGGGTCTGCAGCATGCAAAACAAGCACACTGTTCTGCCGCCGGACTATAAGTCCATGTGGAAGGACTTCCAAGACATCAAGAAGCAGGATGTGAAGGACGGCAAAGCATGGATGTACGACGCGGACCCGTTCAAGACTCTTAGGGAGAGGCAAGATTCCAAGGCAGccgcggagaagaagagaaaggatgccgaggcggccaaggagaaaGCGAAATCCATGCCTGGCGCATCAGGATTGAGCGCGTCCAACGCCATGAAGGGCTGGATCACAGCGCCAAAGATTGAGATGGGCAAGCGCTCGCGGGCGCAGGTCGAGGCTCTGATTCAAAAGTACGTCACCTGGAACCCGAACAAGGTACAGATGCCGGCAATGCAGAAgaaggccatcatcgacgagctcaGCAAATTGAACTTCCGACGAAGCCATGTGGAAGAAGCCACGGAGATCTGCAAAGATCGTGAGGAGACGCTGGAGTGGCTGTTGATTCACGTACCCGAGGACGACCTACCCCGTTGGGCCCTGCCAGAGAGCTATGCCGCGGGAATCTCGGTCGCATCGATGGAtctcaagaaggagggtgCCATCAAGCGCCTCTCCGAATCAGGCTATGCCCCTGACCTCTGCGCTCGCGTTTTGGAAGAGGCCGGCGGAAGTGAGGGCAAAGCAGccgagcttcttcagcaacGCCTCGTGGGCCAGCTGTCAGAGGACACACAGCGGAGCACCGTAGAGGAGCTTCTTCCACCGGGCGTCTCGGCCGATGAGCTGTGGGGCGACGAAGTGTCGGCGATGGAGTCTTCCTTCGGCGATCATTTCAAAAAGACCTCGCCCGATATCATCGAGATCAAGCTGGAGAAGGTCAAGAACGTAGGCAAGCCGGTAGAAGCGGCAGTTCAGGTCCGCAAGACGCCCAATTACCCCGCCCAGctcatcttcgccgtcgtggcgCCCCTCCCGGCGCAAATCAAGCTGTCCATCATCAAGCAGACTCTTGCCTATTTGGAGGACTCCTATTGGGAAGAGCCCATGAAGGTTTTTGTGGCCATCGACTGGATTCAGCAGAACGTCAACAGCATCATCGAACGGCCCGGGAAGCTTTCCGAGATCTCTGCGGTGGCATCGACGGCATCCGAGGTCCCTAGCGAAGCTCGACCGCAGAGGCCCCCAACAAAAACACAGAGGCTGCCGAAGCCCATCTCGTGGACCCCCGATTCTCAGACACGAGACGAGTGGCTGAGAAGGACCGAGGAACCTGCCTGGGAGAAGATGATGTCGAAGCGCCAGAAGTTGCCGGCGTGGCAGGTTCGTGAAAAGATCATCAACACTGTCGAACACAACCAtgtcaccatcatcagcgGAGAGACTGGTTCTGGTAAGTCGACGCAGTCGGTCCAGTTCATCCTGGATGATTTGTACAATAGGGGGCTGGGTAAATGTGTGAACATGCTGGTCACTCAGCCCAGGAGGATCTCCGCACTCGGTCTGGCCGACCGTGTGGCCGAGGAGCGATGCACCAGGGTCGGGGACGAGATTGGTTACGCCATTCGTGGCGAGAACCGTCGGAGCAACAACACGAAGATCACGTTCGTGACGACTGGTGTGCTACTCAGAAGGCTGCAGACCTCTGGTGGAAAGATCGAAGATGTCGCGGCATCGCTAGCTGACGTCAGTCATGTTGTCATCGACGAAGTGCACGAGCGCAGTTTGGATACGGACTTCCTTCTCACTATTGTCAGGGAGGTCatgaaggagagaaagaacCTCTTGAAACTGGTGCTCATGAGTGCCACTCTTGATGCCGCATCTTTCAACTATTACTTCACCTCCCAGGGCCTGGACGTCGGCATGGTGGAGATCGCCGGAAGGACATACCCTGTTGACGACTACTACTTGGATGATATCATCAGCATGACAGGCTTCAGGGGCGACGCGGGTGACGCGGACGGTGGGCGAGGCGACGCGATGGGCAAGACGATTCAAAAGCTGGGCCACCGCATCAACTACGACCTCCTCGCAGAGACTGTAAGGGAGATCGACGCAGACCTCTCTCATTCGCACAAGACGGGAGGaatcctcatcttcctccccGGAGTGGCGGAAATCAATCGGGCTTGCGGCGCGCTTCGGTCGATCAACTCGTTGCATGTGCTCCCCCTTCACGCCTCTCTCGAGACGAAGGAGCAAAAGCGCGTGTTTACCAGCCCACCCAGCGGTAAGAGAAAGATCGTGGTTGCTACCAACGTGGCGGAGACGTCGATTACGATTGATGACATCGTTGCCGTCATCGACAGCGGCAAGGTGAAGGAGACTACGTATGACCCTGTGAATAACATGAGGAAGTTGGAGGAGAACTGGGCATCGCAGGCGGCCTGCAAAcaacgacgaggccgtgcAGGCAGAGTCCAGGCGGGCAAGTGCTACAAGCTTTACACCAGAAATCTCGAGCAGCAGATGGCCGAACGTCCCGATCCCGAGATCAGGCGAGTGCCGCTGGAGCAGATGTGTCTTTCGGTGCGCGCCATGGGAATGAGGAACGTGGCCGGGTTCCTTTCGCAgtcgcccacgccgccagaCAGCACGGCGGTTGACGGAGCTATCAAGCTGCTGCGGCGGATGGGTGCGTTGGACGGAGATGAAATGACGGCCCTAGGACAGCAGCTCGCCATGATCCCAGCCGATCTCCGATGCGCAAAACTCATGGTTTACGGTGCCATTTTTGGGTGTTTGGATGACTGTGTCGCGATTGCGGCCATCCTCAGTACCCGCAGCCCTTTCATGTCGCCTCCGGACAAGCGAGACCAGGCAAAGGACGCACGCATGCGCTtctccaacggcgacggcgacctccttaccgacctcgaggccttcAAGCAGTGGGACGAGATGAGGGGCGACGGCGTAGGTCAACGCCAGCTGCGCAACTTCTGCGATGATAACTTCCTCTCGTGGCTCACGCTGAACGACATATCGGCAACTCGGATGCAGTACTACTCGGCCCTTTCCGAGATTGGAATCGTCGAGACGAACCGGTTTGCGGCGGCGCAGAGTCGGAGCAAGTCCGGCATGACGCTTCTACGAGCGCTCACGGCTTCAGCGTTCAACCCGCAGATCGCGCGCATTCAGTACCCCGACAAGAAGTTCACCAATACGGTTTCTGGTACGAAGGAGCTGGACCCGGAGGCGCGGACGATCAAGTACTTCACCCAGGAGCAGGGCCGCGTGTTTGTGCACCCCAGCAGCACGCTGTTCGGCAGCCAGGGGTTCACCGGCAACGCTTCGTTCATGTCGTACTTCACCCTGATCTCCACTAGCAAGACGTTCATTCGGGACCTGACGC CTTTCAACGCATACACGTTGCTTTTGTTCTCGGGTGCTATCAGCTTGGATACCTTGGGAAGAGGACTTGTGGTCGATGAGTGGGTGCGTCTCCGGGGATGGGCACGACTGGGAGTCTTGGTGTCAAGACTCAGAGGCATGGTTGACGATGTGATTGCGATGAAGATTGAGAATCCTGGTTTGGATCTCACGGACAACGAGGTGATTAAGATGGTTGGAAAGCTGATAGAGCTGGACGGATTAGACGCATAA